CCGAGTAGATTTGAGTCTTTGGTTTCGGCCTCGAATAATTTCCGAATAAACACGAATCTTTCCTTGACTTATCTCGACGATTATTAAATTATCTCCTGGCGGGGACGTTAAATGAGCCTTGAATGGCTTATGAAGGCGTTGTCAGAAATTTGATCTTATTCAAGAGCTGGCAGTTTCGGCTCTTTTGTGGACCTGCCTAATTATTTTTAGATTGCGGGATCAATAATGCTTTGTCCACATTGTGAAACCGGCATAAAGCTTGACTTCAGTGGAACAAGTAATGTTTATCCTGCTGAACACAAGGCTAAAAAACAATGGGGTTTTGACCTTGCCCACGGTTTTTGTCCGCAGTGCGAACAACTCATTGTTTTGCGACGTTACGGCACCTATTGGCAACACGACGACGAATTTGAGAGTTCGCGGGAACTTTTTTCAGAGAGCGAGGAGATTCTCTATCCTGTGGTTCGGCGTTCTAAACCCGTGGATCCAGAAGTACCCGAACGGTTCAAAAACGAATACGTTGAGGCCTGCGCGGTACAGGAGATCAGTCCGAAGGCAAGCGCGGCCCTCAGTCGTCGACTGCTTCAGGATATTCTGCACAACCATTTTAATCTGAAGGCTCGGAGCCTCGACAAAGAAATCGATTTGTTCCTAGAGCTACCAGGAGTTCCTCAAGCGCTCTCATCCCAAGTTGACGCTGTTCGAAACATCGGAAATTTTGCTGCACATCCTTTGAAAGACTCCAGCACAGGAGAAATTATTGATGTCGAACCCGGAGAGGCAGAATGGCTTATTGGCACAATTGAGGCCATGTTCGATTTTGTATTCGTTCAACCAAAGCGACTAGAGGAACTCCGAAAGCGACTTAATGTCAAACTTGCTGCTGCTGGCAAGCCACCTATGAAATAAATGTTTTACCCACGATAAGCAGGACTCTACCACCAACCAGCTTGGCCAGCTTGTGCTTGGAGTCAGATCTTACGACCTGCAACTCATTGTATCGGGGTCAAAATTAAGTTTTTTGCTCAGAAAAATCATCTATGGTGTGTTCTACGGAAAGAAATGAGCAAATCCGATTCTTATGGGGATTCTCCTAAACATTGAGTGTTATGCGGTAAAGGATTGAAAATATGCTATTTGAATGGGAAGAAGAGGTAAAAGGATTCAAGCCTGTAACTGGAATGAGTATAGTCGATTCGCTTGATGGGGACGAGAAGGACCTCGAAAACTATCTAAAGGGGATCATTGGAGACCTTCTTTTCCCAGAATACCTGGTGTTTGGCAATGAACGCAGTTTTCAGAAGGAAGCAGACCTGTTTGCGGTCAATAGTAGCGGGGACCTAGTAATTTTTGAGCTTAAGGTAAAAGGGCACTATGACCGCGGAAAAATTTATCAAGCGTTGGATTATGCACAGCATTTTTCATTCTGGCGCTACAAAGAAATGAACGACCATTCCCAAAAATGCTATCCCGAGCGAAACGAATTAATAGATGCCTTTGAGGATCACTTCGGTTTTCGGGTCGATCCTACGGAATTCAACAAGAAACAAAAGGTCATTGTAATTTCTCATTCGTCGTCAGAGGATACGGGAAGGGTTTCTAGCTACTGGAAGGGATTGGGTGTCGATATAGAAGAATACTTCTATCGGTTCTATGAGGTGTCTGGAAAGAGGTATTTTGAACTATCAAATGAACTGTGGTTCCAGAAAAATTCCTACAATTGTTGGATCAATACCAACAGGAAATACAACCCCAAGGCATATTTGGATATGGTTAGGGGACGGAAGGCGGCCACTTATGGAGATCGCCGTAGTATTATCGGATCGTGGATGAATAAGTCGTATATATTCCTTTATCACAATGGCTTTGGAGTTATTGGGGTTGGAAGGGGTACAGCAACAATACAGGAATTCTACAATGACGAATTGCAAGAAGAGGAGAGATCCATTAAATTGAGCAACTTTATATGTGGCGTTGACCTTGCCACAGCAGATATCACTACGTGCCTTTCACCTGGTGCGATTAAAGAGCTTCTGCAGCGAGATTTCTATTTTCCGAATTCATTAGTAACACTGTCGGAATTTGAGGCGGAAAAGCTATTTAAAGAATGCAAGAATACCTTTAGATGATTGCACAAAATGGCAATGCACCAGACGACAATTCCGCTGTGCTCCATTACCGACGATGAACTTTGGCGTGTATTAGCGGGTTAAATCTGCTGTTGAGAGTCGAAGGTAAAGTATCAGAGCTTTATTTTGGGGTACTTCTCCCGTCTTGATCCAGTGACAATGACAGATTTGCATAACAACAGGATGCAGCAGACTCGCATGAATCCGGGTGTCGTTGATGCTTAACGCTAGGTGGCGAAATACCTGTGTCTCGAAACATTAGAAACCCTAGTAATGTTTGTACGTGACAACCCAAGGAATAAAGGTACAGCATGAAGTCCGATATATCTACAAAGCTAGCAACCGAAACAGCTTACTTCCAACAACTAATCGCAGACATCAAAAAGGGGGAAATCAAGATACCTCAGTTTCAACGAAAGTTCGTCTGGAAAGACGATCAAGCGTTAGACCTGCTCGATTCTGTGGCAAATAGATATCCGATTGGCAGCGTTCTGCTCTGGAAAACTGTTGAAAAGCTCAATGCAGCGAGGGACATAGGTAGCTTCCGTTTGCCTACCACAGACGAAATCACGCCGACGAATTACGTATTGGACGGGCAACAGAGGTTAACAGTTATGTACTCGTGCCTTGGAGCGAGTGAAAAGGAAGGCGGTTATACCGCGGCTTATGATCTCACAAGCGAAATTTTCATTGAAATCAAAGGGCCCATATCCAGACCAGACATATTTCCTCTCCGAAAGATGTTCAACACCACCAGCTTATTGAACTACCGAACTTCGTTGTTAAATCTGCCCAATGCTGCCATCCTGCAAGAGCGACTCGAC
The sequence above is a segment of the Nitrospira sp. MA-1 genome. Coding sequences within it:
- a CDS encoding DUF4145 domain-containing protein encodes the protein MLCPHCETGIKLDFSGTSNVYPAEHKAKKQWGFDLAHGFCPQCEQLIVLRRYGTYWQHDDEFESSRELFSESEEILYPVVRRSKPVDPEVPERFKNEYVEACAVQEISPKASAALSRRLLQDILHNHFNLKARSLDKEIDLFLELPGVPQALSSQVDAVRNIGNFAAHPLKDSSTGEIIDVEPGEAEWLIGTIEAMFDFVFVQPKRLEELRKRLNVKLAAAGKPPMK